A region of the Notolabrus celidotus isolate fNotCel1 chromosome 18, fNotCel1.pri, whole genome shotgun sequence genome:
ttcatacatGAATTTTATTAGATTTGTCAAAACAATTTCAAGAATGAGCAtaatagtttaaataaaaaatgtttttattatgaatcAGAACATGCCGTAGCAAACTGATACACTGAAGTGGACTTGTTAtcctaaaatgtaaaaaacaaaatctatTTTTCTTGTCGTGcataacagcttttttttccatcaaacaAGAGACAAGAATATTTTCAAACTGGAATTTGTCCCCCTTTTATCCAAGGAGATTATTTTCACATCAGTGCAACATCATTTACACAAGCAGTCTCTCAATGGCCATCTGAACAGACTGAATCTGCGGTTTGAGCTGAGACCCCTCCTTTATGGTGACTGAGGTAGCAATGACGGGGCGCGAAACCCCACAGGCTCTGCCCAGGGCCTGCTTAGAGCGTACAAACACGTACGGCACATTCTTGTCCTCACAGAGGAGAGGCAGGTGGAGGATGATCTCCAGTGGTTCAGCATCAGCAGCCATCACAATGAACTCAGAGATGCCTCTGTTCAGGGTTTTGGTggctgggggaaaaaaaagatcatGTCAGTATTCACATcaactcttttttgtttttgtaacccACCACACTGGTAGCCGATTGATAACCtcttaaaagtgaaaataaattcataaaaccg
Encoded here:
- the snu13b gene encoding SNU13 homolog, small nuclear ribonucleoprotein b (U4/U6.U5), encoding MTEPQVNPKAYPLADATLTKTILDLVQQASNYKQLRKGANEATKTLNRGISEFIVMAADAEPLEIILHLPLLCEDKNVPYVFVRSKQALGRACGVSRPVIATSVTIKEGSQLKPQIQSVQMAIERLLV